The genomic segment GATTCGGCGGAATCAAGAGAAGCAGTTGCCAGTGCGCTAGCTCCCATCATTGATGAAGCGATATTGGCGAAAACTAAAAATGACAAAGTAGCGATCGGTGTAGCTATAGCCGCAGCACTTCCAGTGGCAATTGCCCAACAAATTCGCGACAAACCAACAGAAATAGGGTATGCGATCGCACCAGAAATTCCAGCCGCAATTAAGGAGCAAGTTAGGAAAAATCCACAGGCAATGGTGGATGCCCTTTATCCAATTATCGATGCAATTTTAGAGAGCAAGCGCCAAGAAGATAAAGAAGCACTCAGCGCTGCGATCGCACCATTGCTGCCACCTGCAATTTCCAAACAAATTCGCAATAACCCGCAGGAAATCGCTCAGGCGATCGCCCCAGAAATAGCATCAGCAATAAAGGAACAAGTGAGACTGCAACAAGACTCGATCGCGGAAGCGCTAGCACCGGAAATGGGCAAAGCGATCAAAACGCAGATTGAGATCGAGCGAGATAGCATGGTGGATGCCCTTTATACAATCATTGGCAGCACAATTGCCAAATACATGGCAGACGTAGTTCGCAGTATCAACGAAAAAATCGAAAATGCCTTAAGCTTAGAGGGATTCAATCGCAAAATCCGCGCCAAAATGCAGGGAGTCTCAGAAGCGGAACTAATATTCAAAGAAGCGATACCTTTTGCTGTCCGCGCTGTTTTCTTAATTCACAAAGCATCCGGTTTGGTGATTGCAGAAGCCCAAATTTCTGGCGATGAAAGATTGGAATCGGAAATGGTGGCGGGTATGCTAACTGCTATCCGCAGCTTCGTGAATGACTGCATCGCTCGCACTGGTGATGTATCGGAAATTGATGCGATCGACTATGGCAATTCCAAGATAGTTTTAGAAGTGGCCGGTTACTGTTATTTAGCTGTCGTGACTCAAGGAGAAACTCCGCAATGGTACGTACATAGGATGCAAGAAGGGCTCCTTGCCATCGTAGAAAGCTATGGCGATACTATCAAAAACTATGAAGGAGACCCCAGCATTATTCCCGAACGAGTCAACTATATTATAGAAGGATTAGTAAACAGCAAGGAAAAATATTCAAAAGTAAAAAAATCTATACCCATTGGCTTGTTAGCCCTCAGTTTGGTTGTAGCAAGTTTAATTTTTGTACCTTGGGGATATTACCAATACCGTAACGCCAGCGATCGCCGCATCGAGAAAAATACCGCCCTAGCATTAGCATCAACCCCAGAGTTAGCCATTTATCAACTTTCCATTCATGTAGATAGCGGCAAACTGCGACTGGAAGGAAAATTGCCTTCTGAATATCTCCGCAACAAAGCCGAACAAATTGCCAAAAAAGTTGCACCTAATCTGTCGTTAGAAAACAAAATTTTAGCAGTCGAAGTACCTGCCGATCCAGTTTTAACAGCAGCGGAAATAAAACGAGTCACATCAACTTTGAATCAGATGAACGGCGTTGCCATTTCATCTCGTTATGAAGCAGGGAAAGTCACGGTACAGGGAACTGTAGCTGAGGTGGCAGACGCCAGAAAGATTACCCAGGCTTTTCAGAAAATACCGGGGGTTAATACTGTCACCAATACTGTGCAACTACAGCAATTATCCCTACCCATACGTATTTATTTTGATTTGGGTGACGCTGAGTTAAAAGCAGAAAACAAAAACAAAGTCCTTCAAGTTAAAGCATTTCTGAATCGGTATCAACAAATAAATCTGATAATAGTAGGCCATAGCGATACGATCGGCACCGCAACAGAAAATCAGCGTTTGGCACTATTGCGTGCGGAAACGGTGCGACGAGCCCTAATCGCAGAAGGCATTCCTCCCAAACGCTTGCAAGCGGTAGGCACACCAAATCCCCCGTTAGGGCTAGATTCTCGTCAACCGCTATGGTTAAGTAGATGTGTACAATTTCAGCCGGTGACTCCGGGCTTCAAAAATAAATAATCATGTCCACGATTTCTAAAAAGATTTGTCTTGTTGGTGACTTTGGCGTCGGCAAAACCAGCCTGATTCGCCGCTTTGTGGAGCGTCAGTTCAGCGATCAGTATCTTTCCACTGTAGGAGTCAAGATTTCCCGGAAGACTGTCGAGTTGGAAGGAGTTAAGGAGCAGGAAAAGCTAAATTTGCAGATGATGATCTGGGATTTAGAGGGGCATACTAAATTTAAGGCGATCGCGCCATCCTACCTCCAGGGGGCCAGCGGTGCCATCATCGTCGCAGATGTCACCCGTCAGGAAACCTTAGAACGCATGATAGAGCATATGAATTTGTTTTTTTCCATCAACCCTAAAGGATTTATCATCGCCGCCTTGAATAAATCAGATATGTTCGAGGAAGAAAAAATCGAGAAACTGCTCGACAACTACCAATTTGAGGAGCCGCGAGTATTGGCAACTCATTCAACTTCTGCTAAAACAGGCAAAGACGTTGACTTAATTTTTCACAAGTTAGCTTACAAAATGGTGGAACCCAGCTAAAACTTGTACTTTCAATCAGTCCTCAAGCCCACGCCATATGAAATATTGGCTAATGGATCGAATTTTCAACAAATGCTCAATGCTCTGCCAAATTCAATATTTGGCAGTGGATAAAAGTTTCCTGATTTTAAACAAATCTCAGGAAGTCGGGCGGTTTGGGGTTCCTACCGCTCTGGTTGTAATAGGAAACGATCTCAGCGAGAGATTTCCCGAATTATTATGATATGAAGATACCTTAAGCTGAAAAAAAGTATCAAGCCAGAATGAACCCTCTTGTAAACAAACTT from the Aerosakkonema funiforme FACHB-1375 genome contains:
- a CDS encoding OmpA family protein, translating into MPLSKENSTEVESRENVLSEPTESSYQKIDRIEGLLDLLIDLKILDREEKQTSESPPPMNEDSSRGEEAIDYEIIDGYGYINVNASSVIEPEEYLTEQQLPLQAQVEEANSDDLPSELSSDIVSDNIIAELEPDANLAEQTFNIEEKLEESRGEELSLLPDLADLSDLNSDITAKQEREEKEKKVQELDRQEKEIQKNPHKRISSSEPESENVEDKYGAFKQLQFMLLGPEMTQMQAVITGFQNKIQDIENTINDRTELIELLWPIISELLDRKIADSAESREAVASALAPIIDEAILAKTKNDKVAIGVAIAAALPVAIAQQIRDKPTEIGYAIAPEIPAAIKEQVRKNPQAMVDALYPIIDAILESKRQEDKEALSAAIAPLLPPAISKQIRNNPQEIAQAIAPEIASAIKEQVRLQQDSIAEALAPEMGKAIKTQIEIERDSMVDALYTIIGSTIAKYMADVVRSINEKIENALSLEGFNRKIRAKMQGVSEAELIFKEAIPFAVRAVFLIHKASGLVIAEAQISGDERLESEMVAGMLTAIRSFVNDCIARTGDVSEIDAIDYGNSKIVLEVAGYCYLAVVTQGETPQWYVHRMQEGLLAIVESYGDTIKNYEGDPSIIPERVNYIIEGLVNSKEKYSKVKKSIPIGLLALSLVVASLIFVPWGYYQYRNASDRRIEKNTALALASTPELAIYQLSIHVDSGKLRLEGKLPSEYLRNKAEQIAKKVAPNLSLENKILAVEVPADPVLTAAEIKRVTSTLNQMNGVAISSRYEAGKVTVQGTVAEVADARKITQAFQKIPGVNTVTNTVQLQQLSLPIRIYFDLGDAELKAENKNKVLQVKAFLNRYQQINLIIVGHSDTIGTATENQRLALLRAETVRRALIAEGIPPKRLQAVGTPNPPLGLDSRQPLWLSRCVQFQPVTPGFKNK
- a CDS encoding Rab family GTPase, with the protein product MSTISKKICLVGDFGVGKTSLIRRFVERQFSDQYLSTVGVKISRKTVELEGVKEQEKLNLQMMIWDLEGHTKFKAIAPSYLQGASGAIIVADVTRQETLERMIEHMNLFFSINPKGFIIAALNKSDMFEEEKIEKLLDNYQFEEPRVLATHSTSAKTGKDVDLIFHKLAYKMVEPS